GTTGAACAGGCTGTCCAGCATCATGCCGATCGACATGTCCTTGACCGGTAGCCCGCGCATCGGCTCGCCAACGGCGCGCAGCGCGGTGGCGAATTCGGCGACATTGTGATGCGCCGGCACATAGCCCGCCTCGAAATGGATCTCGGCGACGCGGCGATAGTTGCCGGTGATCAGGCCGTAGAGGATTTCGGCGAGCCATACACGCGCGCGCCGGTCGATGCGGCCCATGATGCCGAAATCGATCGCGGCGATTCGCCCGTCGGCCAGCGCGAACAGATTGCCCTGATGCATGTCGGCGTGGAAAAAGCCTTCGGCGATCGCCTGGCGCAGGAACGCGCGGACCAGCTTTTCGGCGAGCGCGGAAACATCATGGCCTGCGGCGATCAGCGCATCGCGGTTCGACAGCTTGATCCCGTCGATCCATTCGAGGGTCAATACCTTGCCGGTCGAGCGCTGCCAGTCGATCGCCGGTACCATGAAATCGGGTTCGGCCTGCATCCCCTCTGCGAGTTCGGATGCCGAGGCGCCTTCGCGGCGCAGGTCGAGCTCGCGCATCGTCCAGCGTTTGAACGTATCGATTACCAGCCGGGGGCGCAGCCGCGCCGCTTCGCCGCCCATCGATTCGACTTGTGCGGCAGCCCATTCATAGGTGTCGATCGCACGGAAGAAGTCGGTTTCGATTCCGGGGCGCAAGACCTTCACCGCGACCTGGCGGCCGTCGGTGGTAACGGCGCGGTGGACCTGCGCGATCGAGGCGGCGCCGATCGGTACTTCCTCGATTTCGGAAAACAGCTCTTCGGGCGGTCGGCCGAAACTGTCGACCATCTGCTCGCGGATCGCGGCATAGGGGAGCGGCGGCAGCGCGTCCTGCAGCCGCAGCAGGTCCTTCGCGGCGGTTTCGCCGATCAGATCGGGGCGCGTCGCCAGTGTCTGGCCGAGCTTGATTGCGGCCGGACCGATCGCCTGGAATGCGTCGGCATAGGCCGGTGCCTTGGGCACGCGCGCGCCGAACCGGGCGAGCCGAGCGATACGGCGGACGGGCCTGGGGGTGTTGGGATCGCGCTCGATCCCGCGCAGCGCGCCGTGGCGCGCCAGCGTGCGGCCCCATTTGAGGAGCCGCCAGAGATGGACGCTGGGGTGAGTCATCCGGTCACCGCTCCCACAGTCGGGAGGGGAGAAGGTTGCTCGCCATCCTCAGATCTTCCAGCCGCTGTGAATCGCGACCAGCCCGCCGAGCATCGGTTCGACTTTGGTCCGCACGAATCCGGCCTCGCCGATCATCTTCTCGAAGCTCGGCATGTCCGGGAAGCGGCGGATCGATTCGATCAGATAGCGATAGCTGTCGGCATCCTGCGCCAGCAGCTTGCCGA
This genomic interval from Sphingosinithalassobacter tenebrarum contains the following:
- the ubiB gene encoding 2-polyprenylphenol 6-hydroxylase, with protein sequence MTHPSVHLWRLLKWGRTLARHGALRGIERDPNTPRPVRRIARLARFGARVPKAPAYADAFQAIGPAAIKLGQTLATRPDLIGETAAKDLLRLQDALPPLPYAAIREQMVDSFGRPPEELFSEIEEVPIGAASIAQVHRAVTTDGRQVAVKVLRPGIETDFFRAIDTYEWAAAQVESMGGEAARLRPRLVIDTFKRWTMRELDLRREGASASELAEGMQAEPDFMVPAIDWQRSTGKVLTLEWIDGIKLSNRDALIAAGHDVSALAEKLVRAFLRQAIAEGFFHADMHQGNLFALADGRIAAIDFGIMGRIDRRARVWLAEILYGLITGNYRRVAEIHFEAGYVPAHHNVAEFATALRAVGEPMRGLPVKDMSIGMMLDSLFNITRDFDMQTQPHLLLLQKTMVMVEGVATALDPDINLWDTAAPFVREWIRTELGPEAAIADQLIEDFRTLSRLPQLVRNIERHFPTPGGAPPAPPLREIERVRIGGLRYIIVAVLSGAAGAAVTLLLFQ